GCTGCGGGTCTCGGCGGAGATCTTGATCTCGGACATGTGGATCACTCCTCGTATGGGTGAGAGCGGACAAGGTCACCCGGCCACGAACGGCCTGCTACGAAGAGCGCGTCGATAACGGACAGCCGTACCTCGTCATGAGGACGGCCTCCCTCGCCGAGCAACTGGGGCAGTCTACTCGGCGAGGAAGGCCGCAGAAAAATCGATCATGCAGAAGCGTTCTGCCGGTGAGCGGCAGGCCTACTGCTCGTCGAACAGGCTCGTCACCGAACCGTCCTCGAACACCTCACGCACCGCACTCGCGATCGTCGGCGCGATCGACAGCACCGTGATCTTGTCCAGGTCACGACCCAGCTCACCCGGCGTCGGCAGCGTGTTCGTGAACACGAACTCGCCCACCCGGGAGTTCTTCAGCCGGTCCGCGGCGGGCCCCGAGAGCACACCGTGCGTCGCCGTGACGATGACATCCTCGGCACCGTGCGCGAACAGCGCGTCGGCCGCGGCGCAGATCGTGCCACCGGTGTCGATCATGTCGTCGACGAGGACGCACACGCGACCCTTGACCTCACCCACGACCTCATGGACGGTCACCTGGTTCGCCACGTCCTTGTCACGCCGCTTGTGCACGATCGCCAGCGGCGCACCCAGACGGTCGCACCAACGGTCGGCCACCCGGACGCGTCCGGCGTCCGGCGACACGACCGTGAGCTTGTCCCGGTCGATCTTCCGGCCCACATAGTCCGCGAGCAGCGGAAGAGCGAAGAGATGGTCGACCGGGCCGTCGAAGAAGCCCTGGATCTGATCGGTGTGCAGATCGACGGTGAGCAGGCGGTCGGCACCCGCGGTCTTCATCAGATCCGCGATCAGACGCGCCGAGATCGGCTCACGCCCACGGTGCTTCTTGTCCTGCCGCGCGTACCCGTAGAACGGCACGATCACCGTGATGGAGCGGGCCGACGCCCGCTTCAGCGCGTCGATCATGATCAACTGCTCCATGATCCACTGGTTGATCGGAGCCGTGTGGCTCTGGATCACGAAGCAGTCCGCACCACGTGCCGACTCCTGATACCGCACATAGATCTCGCCGTTGGCGAAGTCGAAGGCCTTCGTCGGGACAACCCCGACACCCAGCTGCTGGGCGACCTCCTCGGCAAGCTCGGGGTGGGCGCGGCCGGAGAAGAACATCATCTTCTTCTCGCCGGTCGTCTTGATCCCGGTCACAGCACTGTCTCCTCAGAGGTGTCTCAGCTGGGTGTCGAGAGACCTCGCCGCTGGGCGCGACGGGGCCGTCTCAGCTGGTAGGTGCGGGTGTGCACTTATCACGGTACGCCGTGTTTGACGCACCTGTTTCCG
This DNA window, taken from Streptomyces sp. NBC_00663, encodes the following:
- a CDS encoding ribose-phosphate diphosphokinase — protein: MTGIKTTGEKKMMFFSGRAHPELAEEVAQQLGVGVVPTKAFDFANGEIYVRYQESARGADCFVIQSHTAPINQWIMEQLIMIDALKRASARSITVIVPFYGYARQDKKHRGREPISARLIADLMKTAGADRLLTVDLHTDQIQGFFDGPVDHLFALPLLADYVGRKIDRDKLTVVSPDAGRVRVADRWCDRLGAPLAIVHKRRDKDVANQVTVHEVVGEVKGRVCVLVDDMIDTGGTICAAADALFAHGAEDVIVTATHGVLSGPAADRLKNSRVGEFVFTNTLPTPGELGRDLDKITVLSIAPTIASAVREVFEDGSVTSLFDEQ